From one Lolium rigidum isolate FL_2022 chromosome 4, APGP_CSIRO_Lrig_0.1, whole genome shotgun sequence genomic stretch:
- the LOC124705744 gene encoding pollen allergen Lol p 2-A — protein MASSSRMLAVAALAALFVGAMCAAPVEFTVEKGSDEKNLALSIKYNKEGDSMAEVELKEHGSNEWLALKKNGDGVWEIKSDKPLKGPFNFRFVSEKGMRNVFDDVVPADFKVGTTYKPEE, from the coding sequence ATGGCTTCCTCAAGCAGGATGCTCGCTGTGGCCGCGCTGGCGGCGTTGTTCGTCGGCGCGATGTGCGCTGCCCCCGTGGAGTTCACGGTGGAGAAGGGCTCTGACGAGAAGAACCTCGCGCTGTCCATCAAGTACAACAAGGAGGGCGACTCGATGGCGGAGGTGGAGCTCAAGGAGCACGGCTCCAACGAGTGGCTGGCCCTAAAGAAGAACGGTGACGGCGTGTGGGAGATCAAGAGCGACAAGCCGCTCAAGGGGCCATTCAACTTCCGCTTCGTATCCGAGAAAGGGATGAGGAATGTGTTCGACGACGTCGTGCCCGCGGACTTCAAGGTCGGCACCACCTACAAGCCCGAGGAGTAG